Proteins encoded by one window of Salvia splendens isolate huo1 chromosome 5, SspV2, whole genome shotgun sequence:
- the LOC121804876 gene encoding putative S-adenosylmethionine-dependent methyltransferase RcsF, with the protein MDGGSSVKSQWFALSIGFAFTLSASLYLWTKKSTPDFPNGDATAEIIKLQASLKGALDKCAAERQGRIRAQKALREALSKSSCDKVESTSYPMAPIGVVHSCFSTRNGTPRQPLLVPLAKATLRFDPARVPQASLEGLEGYSHCWIIYVFHLNTDIEKLWKHPSQSKFKAKVRVPRLKGERIGVFATRSPHRPCPIGLTVAKVEAVDRHKVLLSGVDLVDGTPVLDIKPYLPYCDSIHGAIVPDWVKVDNVLAIASVNFSQGFSSSLADCWSLVEKKSLYSSPEEFQSLIRQVLSWDIRSVSQRSRPVKTKGGIGDDDNVENTVCPASKVESVQDEEACEQDSSNVVYHLLLEGLDVSYGVDSDANVVVEKVSLPSRLPSSGEM; encoded by the exons ATGGACGGCGGCAGCAGCGTGAAATCGCAGTGGTTTGCACTCTCAATCGGTTTTGCATTTACTCTTTCTGCTTCCC TTTATTTATGGACGAAGAAATCGACGCCGGATTTTCCAAACGGCGATGCGACCGCCGAAATCATTAAGCTCCAGGCCTCCTTAAAGGGCGCTCTCGACAAGTGCGCTGCTGAAAGACAAGGCCGCATTAGGGCTCAGAAG GCTTTAAGGGAGGCATTGAGCAAGTCCAGCTGTGACAAGGTTGAATCTACTTCATATCCCATGGCACCTATTGGAGTAGTCCACTCGTGTTTCTCTACACG GAATGGAACTCCAAGACAGCCTTTGCTTGTACCTCTAGCAAAAGCAACCTTGAGGTTTGATCCTGCTCGGGTTCCTCAAGCATCTCTTGAAGGCCTTGAAGGGTATTCTCACTGCTGGATTATCTATGTGTTTCATCTAAATACAGATATTGAAAAGCTATGGAAGCATCCATCTCAGTCAAAATTTAAAGCAAAG GTTAGAGTACCAAGGCTGAAAGGTGAAAGAATTGGAGTCTTTGCTACGCGATCTCCTCATCGCCCATGTCCAATTGGATTAACTGTGGCAAAG GTTGAGGCTGTAGATCGGCATAAGGTGTTACTATCTGGCGTGGATCTGGTTGATGGTACC CCTGTCCTGGACATTAAACCTTATCTGCCGTATTGTGACAGCATTCATGGAGCAATAGTTCCTGACTGGGTAAAG GTGGACAATGTGCTAGCAATAGCTTCTGTAAACTTCTCCCAAGGCTTTTCATCCAGCCTTGCAGATTGTTGGTCACTGGTG GAAAAGAAGTCTCTGTATTCTTCTCCGGAGGAATTCCAGTCGCTGATAAGGCAGGTGCTATCATGGGACATACGATCAGTTTCACAACGAAGTCGTCCGGTTAAGACAAAGGGCGGAATAGGTGATGACGATAATGTTGAAAATACAGTCTGTCCTGCTTCGAAGGTCGAGAGTGTGCAAGACGAAGAAGCTTGTGAGCAAGATTCGAGCAATGTAGTTTATCATCTTTTATTGGAAGGCCTAGACGTTTCATATGGAGTGGATTCCGATGCTAATGTCGTAGTTGAGAAGGTTTCCTTGCCATCTCGCTTGCCAAGTTCCGGCGAGATGTAA
- the LOC121804870 gene encoding probable receptor-like serine/threonine-protein kinase At5g57670 isoform X2, with product MMIPSSASKILIGIPLDANVSVDLLGWAIRVIARPGDSIIALHVIGAMENKNKRQSARKQQKQFRQAKSFVINIIGELVKACRSNEVNMEARVGASSSPGRGLVEEARNMGADYLIIGGTQRRRSNRSSTISHYCCTNVPQGCSLVMLRPTQQPNLPEFEHESSSSWSEKNLSTENSFSSEENESHVKLKRPSPRTVLGICEEDLDSGESSDSCSVAKSTVSGKPNSPFRLISSLFRPSFDWRMAKKNHKGKNQSMLKCFTYQQIATATKSFHNGQGGYSEVYKGVIGDGSHIAVKRLAKDNNNATKEKEFLMELGIIGHVNHPNTAQLLGYCIENGLHLIFQFYPNGTLSSALHGQASKGLDWPTRYRIVLGIAKGLHYLHKCCKHRIIHRDIKASNVLLGPHNEPQISDFGLAKWLPSKWSYHAVIPIEGTFGYLAPEYFMHGIVDEKIDVYAFGILLLEILTGRRPVDATRQNLLLWARPLMESGNLRELADPKMKGRFDMEQLYRVALTASYCVRQSSIWRPSMIEVLQLLTYGQDSEVGRSSWRIPKFTSDEMDDYSMIFGYKLPSDLSLEDI from the exons ATGATGATTCCATCATCGGCTAGTAAAATTCTCATCGGCATCCCTCTTGATGCAAATGTGAGTGTGGATCTCCTTGGTTGGGCCATTCGAGTCATTGCTCGCCCCGGTGATTCCATCATCGCATTGCACGTTATAG GGGCCATGGAAAACAAGAACAAGAGACAGTCAGCCAGGAAACAACAGAAGCAGTTTCGTCAGGCGAAATCGTTCGTTATAAACATTATAGGGGAACTTGTCAAGGCCTGTCGGTCTAATGAG GTGAATATGGAAGCTAGAGTGGGAGCAAGCTCCAGTCCCGGTCGAGGCCTAGTAGAGGAGGCCCGAAACATGGGTGCTGATTATCTCATCATTGGCGGCACACAAAGAAGAAGATCAAACAGGTCTTCTACAATCTCCCACTACTGTTGCACCAATGTTCCACAAGGTTGTTCACTAGTCATGCTTCGTCCAACGCAACAACCCAACCTTCCGG AATTTGAGCACGAATCGAGTAGCAGCTGGTCGGAGAAGAATTTATCTACAGAAAATTCCTTCTCATCGGAAGAGAACGAGTCACACGTGAAGTTGAAAAGGCCATCGCCAAGAACGGTGCTTGGTATTTGTGAGGAAGATttggatagcggagaaagctcGGATTCATGTAGTGTTGCCAAATCAACGGTGTCCGGGAAGCCTAATTCCCCGTTTCGGCTGATTTCATCGTTATTCCGGCCATCGTTCGATTGGAGAATGGCCAAGAAGAATCATAAAGGGAAGAATCAATCAATGTTGAAGTGCTTCACATATCAACAAATTGCAACCGCTACAAAGAGTTTTCACAATG GACAAGGAGGGTATTCGGAAGTTTACAAGGGAGTAATTGGGGATGGAAGCCATATTGCAGTGAAGCGTTTGGCTAAGGACAACAACAATGCAACTAAGGAAAAAGAATTTCTAATGGAATTGGGAATTATAGGACATGTCAACCATCCCAACACTGCTCAATTGCTTGGTTATTGTATTGAAAATGGACTTCATCTCATTTTCCAATTCTATCCAAACGGGACACTATCGTCCGCCCTCCACG GACAAGCAAGCAAGGGCCTAGATTGGCCAACCAGGTACAGAATAGTGCTAGGGATAGCAAAGGGACTACATTACCTTCACAAATGCTGCAAACATCGCATTATTCATCGAGATATTAAGGCCTCTAATGTTCTTCTTGGTCCACATAATGAGCCACAG ATATCTGATTTCGGGCTAGCAAAATGGCTACCTAGCAAATGGAGTTACCATGCTGTGATTCCAATTGAGGGCACATTTGGATACCTTGCACCTGAATATTTTATGCATGGAATTGTGGATGAGAAAATTGATGTTTATGCCTTTGGAATTCTTCTTCTAGAGATCCTAACAGGCAGACGTCCAGTCGACGCCACCAGGCAGAATTTGCTTCTTTGG GCGAGGCCTTTGATGGAATCGGGAAATTTACGTGAATTGGCTGATCCAAAAATGAAAGGTAGATTCGATATGGAGCAATTGTATAGAGTGGCTTTAACGGCGTCGTATTGTGTCAGACAATCTTCAATTTGGCGACCTTCTATGATTGAG GTGTTGCAATTGCTAACGTATGGTCAAGACTCAGAGGTGGGAAGAAGTAGCTGGAGAATACCAAAATTCACTAGTGATGAAATGGATGATTATTCTATGATTTTTGGATACAAACTTCCTTCTGATTTATCTTTGGAGGATATTTGA
- the LOC121804870 gene encoding probable receptor-like serine/threonine-protein kinase At5g57670 isoform X1, whose protein sequence is MMIPSSASKILIGIPLDANVSVDLLGWAIRVIARPGDSIIALHVIGAMENKNKRQSARKQQKQFRQAKSFVINIIGELVKACRSNEVNMEARVGASSSPGRGLVEEARNMGADYLIIGGTQRRRSNRSSTISHYCCTNVPQGCSLVMLRPTQQPNLPEFEHESSSSWSEKNLSTENSFSSEENESHVKLKRPSPRTVLGICEEDLDSGESSDSCSVAKSTVSGKPNSPFRLISSLFRPSFDWRMAKKNHKGKNQSMLKCFTYQQIATATKSFHNDNLIGQGGYSEVYKGVIGDGSHIAVKRLAKDNNNATKEKEFLMELGIIGHVNHPNTAQLLGYCIENGLHLIFQFYPNGTLSSALHGQASKGLDWPTRYRIVLGIAKGLHYLHKCCKHRIIHRDIKASNVLLGPHNEPQISDFGLAKWLPSKWSYHAVIPIEGTFGYLAPEYFMHGIVDEKIDVYAFGILLLEILTGRRPVDATRQNLLLWARPLMESGNLRELADPKMKGRFDMEQLYRVALTASYCVRQSSIWRPSMIEVLQLLTYGQDSEVGRSSWRIPKFTSDEMDDYSMIFGYKLPSDLSLEDI, encoded by the exons ATGATGATTCCATCATCGGCTAGTAAAATTCTCATCGGCATCCCTCTTGATGCAAATGTGAGTGTGGATCTCCTTGGTTGGGCCATTCGAGTCATTGCTCGCCCCGGTGATTCCATCATCGCATTGCACGTTATAG GGGCCATGGAAAACAAGAACAAGAGACAGTCAGCCAGGAAACAACAGAAGCAGTTTCGTCAGGCGAAATCGTTCGTTATAAACATTATAGGGGAACTTGTCAAGGCCTGTCGGTCTAATGAG GTGAATATGGAAGCTAGAGTGGGAGCAAGCTCCAGTCCCGGTCGAGGCCTAGTAGAGGAGGCCCGAAACATGGGTGCTGATTATCTCATCATTGGCGGCACACAAAGAAGAAGATCAAACAGGTCTTCTACAATCTCCCACTACTGTTGCACCAATGTTCCACAAGGTTGTTCACTAGTCATGCTTCGTCCAACGCAACAACCCAACCTTCCGG AATTTGAGCACGAATCGAGTAGCAGCTGGTCGGAGAAGAATTTATCTACAGAAAATTCCTTCTCATCGGAAGAGAACGAGTCACACGTGAAGTTGAAAAGGCCATCGCCAAGAACGGTGCTTGGTATTTGTGAGGAAGATttggatagcggagaaagctcGGATTCATGTAGTGTTGCCAAATCAACGGTGTCCGGGAAGCCTAATTCCCCGTTTCGGCTGATTTCATCGTTATTCCGGCCATCGTTCGATTGGAGAATGGCCAAGAAGAATCATAAAGGGAAGAATCAATCAATGTTGAAGTGCTTCACATATCAACAAATTGCAACCGCTACAAAGAGTTTTCACAATG ATAATTTGATAGGACAAGGAGGGTATTCGGAAGTTTACAAGGGAGTAATTGGGGATGGAAGCCATATTGCAGTGAAGCGTTTGGCTAAGGACAACAACAATGCAACTAAGGAAAAAGAATTTCTAATGGAATTGGGAATTATAGGACATGTCAACCATCCCAACACTGCTCAATTGCTTGGTTATTGTATTGAAAATGGACTTCATCTCATTTTCCAATTCTATCCAAACGGGACACTATCGTCCGCCCTCCACG GACAAGCAAGCAAGGGCCTAGATTGGCCAACCAGGTACAGAATAGTGCTAGGGATAGCAAAGGGACTACATTACCTTCACAAATGCTGCAAACATCGCATTATTCATCGAGATATTAAGGCCTCTAATGTTCTTCTTGGTCCACATAATGAGCCACAG ATATCTGATTTCGGGCTAGCAAAATGGCTACCTAGCAAATGGAGTTACCATGCTGTGATTCCAATTGAGGGCACATTTGGATACCTTGCACCTGAATATTTTATGCATGGAATTGTGGATGAGAAAATTGATGTTTATGCCTTTGGAATTCTTCTTCTAGAGATCCTAACAGGCAGACGTCCAGTCGACGCCACCAGGCAGAATTTGCTTCTTTGG GCGAGGCCTTTGATGGAATCGGGAAATTTACGTGAATTGGCTGATCCAAAAATGAAAGGTAGATTCGATATGGAGCAATTGTATAGAGTGGCTTTAACGGCGTCGTATTGTGTCAGACAATCTTCAATTTGGCGACCTTCTATGATTGAG GTGTTGCAATTGCTAACGTATGGTCAAGACTCAGAGGTGGGAAGAAGTAGCTGGAGAATACCAAAATTCACTAGTGATGAAATGGATGATTATTCTATGATTTTTGGATACAAACTTCCTTCTGATTTATCTTTGGAGGATATTTGA